The Acidobacteriota bacterium genomic interval ACCGCGGTTCCCACCGTGATCGACCACCTGGATCGAGGCGTTCTGGCCGCCGCGGCCCACGCGCGCCGCCACGCCGGGGCGACCATGGCCGGCCGCACCTGGTTACAGCAGGCGACACCGGTGACCTTCGGGCTCAAGGCGGCAGGCTGGGCGGACGCGCTGGACCGCGTGCGGGGCCGGCTGCGGGCCGCGCTCGACGGCGCGCTCGTGCTGCAGCTCGGCGGCGCTTCGGGCACCCTGGCGTCGCTCGGGCCGCAGGGCCCGGCCGTCACCGAGGCGCTGGCCGCCCGCCTCGGCCTGCCGGCCCCGGACGTCCCCTGGCACGCGCACCGCGACCGGTTCGCGCAGCTCGCCTGCGCCCTCGGCATCGCGGCCGGCACGGCCGGCAAGATCGGGCGCGACGTCGCCCTGCTGGCGCAGACCGAGGTCGGCGAAGTCAGCGAGCGGCCGGGGCAGGGACGCGGCGGGTCGTCGACGATGCCGCAGAAGCAGAATCCGGTCGCGGCGTCCATCGCGCTGGCCGCCGCCGGCCGCGCGCCCGGACTGGTGGCGACGATGCTCGGCGCCCTGGTGCAGGAGCACGAGCGCGGCCTCGGCGGCTGGCAGGTCGAATGGGATACGCTGCCCGATCTGGTGGTGATTGCGGCGGGCGGGGCGCGGGCGGCAACCGACGCGCTGGACGGACTGGCCGTCGACACCGGTCGCATGCGCGCCAACGCCGACGCCTCCGGCGGCATCCTCCTGGCCGAATCCGTCGCCATGGCGCTCGCCGGGTCGATCGGCAAGCACGAGGCGCACGCCTGCATCGCGGGGGCGTGCAGGCGAGCCGAGGCCGAGCGACGTCCCCTGGCCGACGTGCTGGCCGACGACCCGCTGGTGGCGCGACATCTCGATTCCGCGGCCATCGCGCGGCTGCTCTCGGCGGACGACTACCTGGGCGCCACCCGCACCTACATCGACCGGGTCCTGGAGCGGCTGGACGCTCCCGGCGGAGACGATGCACGTCGACGCTGACGGCCGCCGGCTCTCGTTCTCGATCACCGGGGCCGGAGCAGGACGGCCGTCGAGCTCCTGACACACCGAGGCTGCAATGGACGACAGCGAACGGCACGCGGCGGGAATGGCGATACGGCGGGAGATTCTGGGCGACGCCTACGTCAACCGGACGGTCGCCGATACGACCGACGCCACCACGGAGATCCAGGACCTGATCACGCGCTACGCGTGGGGAGAAGTCTGGACGCGGCCGGGCCTCGACCACCGCACGCGCCGCGTGCTGGTGATCGGCACGCAGATCGCGCTCCGGCAGTGGGACCAGTACCGGATACACGTGCGGGCGGCGCTCGCCGAGGGCGGGTTCTCCATGGACGACATCAACGAGATCGTGCTCCAGCAGGCGATCTACTGCGGGGCGCCGGCGGCGCTGACGGCCATCAACGTCGCTCGGCAGGTCCTCGACGAGATCGGGGACGGCTCATGACCGCGGGGGATGCCGGCCCGGCCGCCGGCGCCGCGAGCCCCGCCGCACCGGGGTCGGGCGCCCAGGGCACAAGCGGCTCGAACGTCACCACTGCCGGGCTGCTGGGCGCGGCGGCCCTGACCGGCTTCATCCTGATCCTGCCGACGCCGGAAGGGCTCCCGCCGGAGGCGCATCGGCTGGCCGCGCTGTTCGCCGGCGTGCTGGTGCTGTGGTCCACCGAGGCGCTGCCGATCGCGGTGACCTCCCTGCTGGCCCTGGCCCTGCAGCCGCTCTTCGGCCTCACCTCGCTGGTCAGCGGGCGGCCGCCCACCCCCGGCGCCATCTTCGGGGCGGCCGCCGCCAACTTCATGAGCAGCGTCTTCTTCTTCGTGCTCGTGATGTTCGCCATCGCCTACGCGTGGGTGAAGACCGGCCTGGCCCGCCGCTTCGCGCTGTGGCTGATCGCGCGGGCGGGCACCGACGCCACGCGGGCCGTGTACGTGTTCATGATCGGCACCGGCCTGATCTCGATGGTCGTTTCCGACGTGCCCGCCGCCGCCATCTTCATGGCCATCGCCGTCGGCATCCTCGACAAGCTGGGGCTGCGGCCCGGCTCCCGCTTCGGCCGGGCGGTGATGATCGGCATCCCGATCGCGGCGCTGATCGGCGGCGTCGGCACGCCGGCGGGCAGCTCGATCAACCTGCTCGGCCTGGTCATGATCGAGCAGGCCGGCGGCGAGCGCGTCCCGTTCCTGCACTGGATGGCGATCGGCATCCCGATGGTAGCCGTCCTGCTGCCGGTGGCGGCCTGGGTGCTGGTGAAGTTCTTTCCACCGGAGATCGCCTCCATCGGCGACCTGGAGGAGATTCACGACGAGCGGCGCCGGATCGGGCCGGTCAGCACCGCCGAGTGGAAGGTGATCGCCATCATGGGGGCGATGCTCACCCTCTGGATCGCCAGCACGTGGCTGCCGGTGTTCGACACCTTCCTGGTCGCCGTCGTCGGCGCTGTGGCGATGTTCCTGCCCGGCATCGGCCTCTTCACCTGGAAGGAGGTCCAGCAGGTCACCGGCTGGGACACGCTGATGGTGATCGGCGGCGTGACGTCGCTGGGCCAGGCGTCGTCGCGGACCGGTCTGGCGGCGTGGCTCGCCGAGTCGGCCCTGGGCGGCCTCGCCGACTGGAACGCCGTCGCCCTCATCGCCGCGATCAGCGCCTTCACGGTGGTCATCCACCTGATGCTGCCGATCGCGCCGGTCATCAACGCCGTGATGATCCCGCCGATCATGGTGCTCGGCGCGGCGGCCGGCGTGAACCCGGCCCTCTACGCGCTGCCGGTCATCTTCACCGCGTCGTGCGCCTTCCTGCTGCCGCTCGACGCCGTGCCCCTGGTCACCTACAGCCGGGGCTACTACCGGATGTTCGACATGCTGCCGCCAGGCCTCGTGATCAGCGCGGTATGGGTCGTGCTGATGACGGCGCTGCTGATCGTGATCGGGCCGCTGGTGGGGTTGCTGTAGGCCGGACCACGGGTTCCGCCGACACCCGATGCAGGGCGTTGTGGTAACGCCGCTATGCCGCCGGCCGGCCGAGCGTGCTGATCCAGCCGATCACGCAGACGGCGGCGACCCCGACCAGGTTGTGCCACATGAACGACACGTCGGTGAGAGTGGCGACCACGGCCACCGACGCCATGCCGCCGATCAGGCCCCAAAAGGCGCCGGCGGCGGTGGAGCGGGGCATGCCAACCGCGAGGACGAAGACCCCGAGCAGCGAGCCGTAGAAGAATGACCCGAAGCGGTTGACCACCTCGATCAGCGAGCCGAGGTTGGCGGCGTAGAGCGCGATAATCGCGGCGAAGATGCCCCAGAAGCCGGTGGCCAGCTTCGACACCAGGAGATAGTGCGCGTCGGACGCGCCCGGCCGGAAGTGGCGGCGGTAGAAGTCGATGGTGCTGGCCGCCGACAACGCGTTGAGCTCGGCCGCGATGCTCGACATGGCCGCCGCGAAGATGGCGGCGATCAGCAGCCCGACGAGACCGATGGGAAGCTGGGTGGTGATGAAGGTCGGGAAGACGTAGTTGACGTCGCTGTAGGCGGCGTCCCCCGTCACGTCGCGCACCAGGTCTCGCGCACGCGCCCTGACGTCGTTGACCCGTCCGTCGCTCTCCACGAAAGCCGCCGTGGCGGACTGCGCCGCCCCGTCGTCGCCCGCCTGCCGCGCCGCCACCACCGCCGCCGCGTCGGCGCGCCGGTCGGCATGGGCGGCCCGGAACTCGTCGTCGAGCGCGCGGTACTCGCCCGCCCGGCCGCTCGCCTCGACCGCCGCCTCGTGCGACGCGTTGAAGAGCATCGGCGGCTCGGTGAACAGGTAGAAGCAGAAGACGAGCACGCCCATCGTCAGGATGAGCACCTGCAGCGGAATCTTCGCGAACGCGCTCATCAGCAGCGACTGCCGCCCCGCGTCCACCGACTTCGCGGTCAGGTAGCGCTGTACCTGGCTCTGGTCGCAGCCGAAGTAGCCCAGCGCCAGGAACAGCCCGCCGATGAGGCCCGACCAGAAGGTGTAGGTCTCGTTCAGGTCGAAGGTGAAGTCGATCGCCTGCAACCGCCCGGTGGCGCCGGCGACATGGAGCACCGGCTCGAGGCTCACGTCGTCCGGCAGGCCGACGATGAGGGCGGTCACCGCGGCGGTGACGCCGATCATGATCACCACCATCTGCTTGACGTCGGCCCAGGTGACGGCCTGCACCCCGCCCAGCATCGTGTACAGGGTCGTCGGAATCCCGATGGCCAGGATCGTGAGCGGCAGGCTCCACCCGAGCACGATGGAGAGGATGACGGCCGGCGCCGCGATGACCACCCCCGCCCCGAGGCCGCGCGAGAGCAGGAACAGCAGGCTCGTCAGCGCCCGCGTCCGCGCGTCGAAGCGCCGCTCCAGGTACTCGTAGGCGGTGAACACCCGCGCCCGGTGGAAGAACGGCACCAGGGTCACCGACAGGATGATCATCGCCAGCGGCAGCCCGAAGTAGAACTGCACGAAGCGGATGCCGTCGTCGTAGCCCTGCCCGGTGGTGCCGACCAGGGTGATCGCGCTCATCTGGGTCGCCATCACCGACAGCCCGACCGCCCACCACGGCAGCGAGCGCGACGCCAGGAAGTAGCCGTCGACCGCGCCGGTGCCTCGCGCGCGCTTCACGCCGTCGTAGAGGACCCAGGCGAGGTAGGCGACGATGATCGTCCAGTCGAGGAGGTGCATCGGACAGGCTCGGGAGCGGTGTTCACGCGGCGAAGTACCGGGAGAGGAGCCACAGCGCCACGAGCACCAGGACCTCGACGACGACGACCGCGACGTAGATGCGGGTCACAGGGCGAGTATAGCCGGGGAACGGCGGCGGCCCACCGCCGTCTCGTCCTGACCGCTTGACCGCCAATATGGTCTAGTCTAGACTAGTGTATATTTATTGCGACGGCATTAGCCACCGGGAGCGCCGAATGGTCACCTCTGAACGCAAGTCTCCGCGCGCCTGGACCGTCGCCGAGGCGAAGGCCCGACTGTCCGAGGTGCTGCGCCGGGCGGAGGACGAGGGGCCGCAACGAATCGGCACCCGCAAGGAGTTCGTCGTCGTCCCGGCCAGCGTCTGGGACGAGAGGAACGAACCGGGACCGTCGCTGGGACAGTGGCTGATCGCGCACGCCCCTCGCATCGGAGCGCTCGAGCTCCCGCCACGCGATGAAGGAGAGGAGCGTCCCGGCGCGTTCGAGGACTGGACGGAGGACGACTGGAAGGCCCTCGAACAGGAGCACCGCGACCGGGAGACCGGCGAGTGACCGGATTCCTCCTCGACACCAACGTCGTTTCCGAAGCGATCAAACCGGAACCGGACCCCCGCGTGACCGAGTTTCTGCGCGACCGGCACGACCGTGTCTGGCTCTCCGTCGTTGTGCTGTACGAGATGGAATACGGGGTCCACTTGCTCCCGCGGGGACGGCGCCGCCTCGCGGTTGCGACCCTGATCGCCGGGATGGTCACGAACTACGAGAACCGCATCCTGCCGCTGAGTCGCGAGGCTGCCCAACGGGCGGCGATGCTGCGCGCACGGGCACGTCGCGCCGGAAGGCCCGGACAGACTGCCGACGCGCTGATCGCCGGCACCGCCGCCGCCAACGAACTCGTCGTGGCGACCCGCGACACCGGCGACTTCGCCCCCTTCGACGTCGAGGTCCTGAACCCGTGGACAGGCGGCGGGGGTTGACGTCCCCGGTGGTTGGCGTCAGCTGCGACATCGCGGCGAAGGCCGCGGCGCGGATGCGATGGTCAGGATCCATGGCGGCGAAGCCGGCCGGACGTCCGGGCGTGCGACGACGAGCCCTGCCGGACGCGCTTCAAGCGGTGACGGATCATCTCACAGTTGCCGCGACAACTGGCATCTGATCCCAGGTCCGGCCGTCCAGCGTGCGGCCTGCGCGCTTCTTGAACACGCCTCCCCACTGTTTGAAGAAGAACGGCACGTTGCGTCGCACGCACCCGTCCCGGATCGCTCTGACCCACTCGGCCTGCATCGGTCGGGCGCCGGGACCCGATTCGCCCCCGACAATCACCCAGTCGATACCGCTCAAATCCAGACCGGGCAGCGGACCCAACAGAGGCTCCAGCGACAGGAATTTCGTTCGGGCGCCGGATCCCACGAGCAGCGCCCGACGACCGAGCCATCTCTCCGATTCGATACTCGTACCGAGCCAGATGTTCGGCGTCCAATGCAACCGCTTCTCGAATAGCTTGACGCGGTCCGGCCGCTTGGTCAGCACCTGAAAGGCGTGCTGACCGGCTCGGTTCATGACGTCGAACACTGCCTCAATGAACGGCGCCGGCACCGAGCTATGGAAGAGATCCGACATCGAGTTGACGAACACCAGTCGCGGCCGCCTCCAGCGAAGCGGCTCGGCCAACGCGTTCTCGTGCACCGCGACGTCGAATCCGCGCCGGTACTTGCCGACGCCCATGGCCTGTAGCCGCCTCGCCATTCGCTCGGCGTAGCAATGCGCGCACCCCGGGCTGATCTTCGAGCACCCGGTAACGGGGTTCCACGTGGTCTCGGTCCACTCAATGCCTGAGCGCGTGGACATGACTACATGCGATCCAGGATGTGACCTGCGATGCGCGTCGCAGGTCCGATTCCCCGTGGGTTCCCGACACAGAACATGAACTCGAACAGCGGCGATCCAGTGGAGGTCTTGAGACGTCTGGAAGTCGACAGGAAACGCTGGCCGAACAGGCGCTCGAGGTTTTTCTTGTAGATGCTCACCAGGCCGTCGACGCCGCTCTGGCGCTCCGATCCAGAATCTCCAAAGAGATTCCGCTGTGGGCTTTGCGTATACAATTCACGCCAACTCTGATCGCCGAAGACTCGGGTCAGGCGACTCACCCACCCGGGCGAGATGTCATCCGGTTTCCGCGACCTGGGTAGCATGCGAACAATCGCAGAAACGGGGAACAGGATCCATGTATCCAGCGCCTGGAAGTCCGCTATCGCCTTGATGGTGGACCATTCGACCTCGGTGGCGAACGGATCGAGAAACAACACGCCTCGCCACGTACGCCAGTCCTTGCGAAGATCGCAAAGAGAGCTGTTCGCCTCGGAGTTTTCGACCGTGATTCTCCTGCCGGGGTACTCGTCCCGGAGCTTCTCCAGGTGCGCACACCGTGCGGGATCCTTCTCGATGAAGACCAACTCGTCGAACGGCTTGTCGCGGATTTGAATGGCGCGTCGGGTCGAGCCGCCACGGAAGCCCACAGCGTCACGATCCTCTTGCAGGTCGATTAGGCCGGTGCCGGCGAAGGCATCGATGTACACCAGCTTGAACGGCGTGCTCTTCAGCGCCGTCGTGTAGGCATCGAGATAGCGCTCGAGGATTCCCAGCTTTTCTTCTGTCCACGCTCCGCCGAATTGCATCGTCCCTCCGTGCACGACCGCCGTCCGCAGATGATAGCACGGATGTTCGCATTTTATTCGCCACCCCTTCCAGCCGTGCTCATGCTGCCACGCAAGGAACGGCCCGCGCCACGCACTACGCGCGCAGCGTCTGTGGCCGAGACTCGCACAGCACCGGGCTGGAGCGAGGTCAGCACTCGATGACGTTGACCGGCACGTGCACCACGTGCACCGCGAGGCCGCCGCGAGAGGTCTCCTTGTACTTCTCCTGCATGTCGCGGCCGGTGTCGCGCATCGTCCGGATCACCTTGTCCAGCGACACCACGTGCTCGCCGCTGCCGCGCAGCGCCAGGCGCGCCGCGTTGATCGCCTTGACCGCGGCCATGGCGTTGCGCTCGATGCAGGGGATCTGCACCAGTCCGCCGATCGGGTCGCAGGTGAGGCCGAGATTGTGCTCCATGGCGATCTCGGCCGCGTTCTCCGCCTGCGCCGGCGTGCCGCCGAAGACCTCGGTGAAGCCGGCCGCGGCCATCGAGCAAGCCGAGCCCACCTCGCCCTGGGGCGCGACAGCGCCACCGGGCAGGCGCCCCGCGCCCGGTCGTCGGGTCGAACCGGGTTCTCACCGACCTGCCGCGGTGGTACGATCCGGCACAGATGAGCAACGAATCCGCAGCCCCGAAGAGCCTGCCGGTCGCCCGCGTCCTCGTGGGCGTCGTCGCCGTCATCGCCCTGGCCGCGCTCGGCCGGCAGTTCGGCGTCTTTCTCGACCGGTTCGTCGATTGGGTCGACGGTCTCGGGGCGCTCGGACCGATCGTCTTCATGCTGGGCTACGTCGCCGCCACGGTGGCGTTCATCCCGGGGTCCGTGCTCACACTGGCCGCCGGCGCGATCTTCGGGCTCGGGCAGGGGGTCGTCTACGTCATGATCGGCGCCACGACCGGCGCCTCGCTCGCGTTCCTCCTCGCCCGCTTCGTCGCCCGCGAGGCGATTGCTCAGCGGGTGGCCGGGAACCCGCGGTTCGCCGCGATCGACCGCGCCGTCGGACGCGAGGGGTTCAAGATCGTCCTTCTGCTCCGCCTCTCGCCGGTCTTCCCGTTCAACATGCTGAACTACGGCCTGGGGCTGACGAACGTGCGTTTCGTCGACTACGTGGCGGCCTCCATCGGGATGCTGCCCGGCTCGCTCCTCTACACCTACTCCGGCTTCGTGGCCGGCGACATCGTGCGCCTGACCAGCGAGACCGGTCCCGACCGGGGCCCCGGCTACTACGCCGTCGTCGCTCTGGGCCTGCTCGCAACCATAGCCGTGACGACCATCGTCACGCGCACAGCGCGGCGCGCCATCAGGGAAGCGACCGGCGAGACCGAGCCCGCGGCCGGCTGAGTCTCCCGGTGCCGACCTGGCCCGGCAATCGTCCCCAGCGATTCCGATTGCACAACTACCGGAAGGCGTACCGAAGACGCACGCCCGCCCGCCGCGGAGCCAGCACGTTGGCGAAATAGCGGCGCGACCGGAAGCCGTCCTCGGTGACGCCAATCAGATCGGGAGTCTGGCGCACGCCCGTGACCGCGTACTCGTCGAGCAGATTGTCCGCATAGAACGTCAGGGTCCAGGCGTCCCTGGAGATCGATGCCGACAGGTTGTGCAGGTCGTAGGCCGGCAGCGTCTCGCCACCCGCCCGCATCCCGATCCGCGTGAGGACGTCGCCGACGTAGCTGTAGCCGTACTGCACGTCGAACGCCATGTCGTCGCCGAGCAGCGTGGCGTAGGAGGCGAGCAGGCTCCCCTGCTGCCGCGGCGCGCCCGAGAGCCGGTCGCCCGCGAAGGCGTCGGCGCCGCCGTCGAGCAGGCCGGGCGAGTCCACGCTCAACTCCGCACGCGTGTACGACCACGAACCCCGGAGCCGCAGAGCGTCGCTTACGCTCGCGGCCGACGCCACCTCCACCCCGCGGCTGACGGCGCCGCCGCCGTTCAGCGTAATCGGCTCGGCGCTGAAGGGGGTGAGGCCGGCCACCTGGATGTCGGTCCAGTCGACGTGGAACAGCGTGCCGCTGAAGGTGACCCGTTCGTCGGCCCACGAGCGCCGCAGCCCCGCTTCGTAGTTGGTGGTGGTGTCCGGCCGGATCAACGCCTGGTCGGCGTAGATGCAACCCGACTGCGGCGGGTCGTTGGCAGGGTCGGCGTCCGTCAGCAGCGCCAGCTCCTCGTCGGTGCAGACCCGGAAGTTGTTGCCGCCGCCGATGCGATAGCCCTCGGACCGCGTGAAATAGACGTTCGTCTCGTCGTCGAGCCGGTAGCTGAGGCTGCCCTTGAACAGGACGCCGCTGTCATCGGACGCGTAGTCGGTGAACGGCGAGTTGTACATCGGCGTGTACGGGAACTCGGTGAGGTTGCCGGTCGCGACGCCGTAGCCGAACCAGCGGCCGCCCCCCGTCACCCGCCACCGCTCGCCGAGGTTGCGCGAGATCTCGCCGAACAACGCGCGTTCGTCCACCGCCTGCGTGCCGAGGCTGTAGTACTCGACCGGCTCGGCTACGGGGCTGCCGGACAGGATCGGCGTGACGCCGGAGAACGCGGACAGCCCGGGCGCGTACTCGAAGCTCGTCCCGCTGCTGTCGTACCGATTGAAGAAAACGCCGCCGACCCAGCGCCATGGACCGTCGCCGGTGGAAACCAGGCGGGTCTCCCAGTTGAGCCGCTCCTCGCGCGAATCCTCCCGCGTGTAGGCGGAGAACGAGCGAAACTGCGACGTCAGGTCCGCGACCGAGATGCCGGGGTCGAGGGCCTGCGCCCGCGCCAGCGCGGGGAACGTGCCGGGCAGCAGCCCCCCTATGCCGAACGCCTGGATCAGCAGGTCGGTCTGGTCGCGCTGCCCCTGCGCCGAGAATCGGGAGTAGCCGGCCGCCGAGGTCAGCTCCACCGCCCCCGGCGCCCAGGTCACCTCGAGGCTCAGCAGCTCGTTTTTCCGGTCGTTGGGCTCCAGGTAACGGTGCGCGGAGACGTAGCGCCCGGTGTCGAAAGACCGCGCGTGGTTGACCTGCCGCGCGCCCACCCGCTGGTCCTGCAGGTGGTAGGCGAAGAGCGCGGACAGGTCCGCGGTCGCGTTCCATAAGAGGGAGAGCCGCGCTGCGAGCGTGTCCTCGGTGTTGGCGTCCGGCTCCGACCGCAGGTTCGCGGCCACCGCCTGCGGATCCGCCAGGTCCGGCTCCGGCTCGGATACGCCGGGCGTGCGGAGCAGGTAGTCGTAGTCGATGAACCCCGGATCGGCGAAGCGGTCGACGGAACCGCGCAGCGCCAGCCGGCGCTCGACCAACGGCAGGTTGAACGTGAGGCCGGCGTCCGAGCCGGGCGCCCCGCCGTGGGCCAGTGCGAACAGGTCGCCGCGGACCTCCAGCGTGCGGCGTTCGGTGTCCGGGCGGCGCGGTAGATAGCGCACCGCACCGGCCAGCGTGCCGGCGCCGTACAGCGTCCCCTGCGGTCCGAGCAGCACCTCCACCCGCTCGATGTCGTGCAGCCGGAGGTCGACCGCCAGCGGGATGTCGCCGAGGTAGGTGGCGACCCCGTTGTTGTAGTTGTTGCCCGCCGCCTCCGACCCGTTCAGCGCGTCGGTATGCAGGCCGCGCACGATGACGACGTTGCTGCCCCGCGCACCCTGATCGACGACCGTGAGACCGGGAGTCCAGCGCGACAGCTCCGTCAGGTTGTCGATCGCCCGCCGCTCGATGTCCGCGCCGGTCACCGCCGAGATGCTCATCGGCACCTGCTGCAGCGGCTCCTCGATGCGGGTCGCGGAGACGACCACCGCCTCGTCGAACGCCGCCAGTCGGAGGGTGATGCCCGGCAGCTCCACCGGATCGGCAGCGACCTCGACCCCGTCCACCGTCACCTCGCCGAAGCCGCTCAGGAAGACGGTCACCGTGTAGACACCTGGGGAAGGAGCGGCGAACGTGAAGCGGCCCGCGGCATCGGTCACCGTGGAACGCGAACCCTCCGGGCCGCCGAGCAGCGTGACGGCCGCACCGGGCAGCACGGCGCCGGTCGCGTCGACGACCGTGCCGGTGAGCTGCCCCTCCTGCGCGGCGCCGGGCGCCGGCGCGGCGATGACCAGACCGAAGACGACCGCAGAAGTCAATGCGTAGCGAAGCATGGAGCCCCCCTCGGGAACCGGCGTCGAGGTCGGTGCCGAACGCCCGCCGCGAACCGGGAATCGTGATAACACGAATCTCCGCTGGCACACATTCGTTTTATCACGTGTCCGCGGAAACGGGCGATTCAGCGGGTCACCGCGGGGCCGCACCGTTGCCCGCGAGTCGCAGGTTGCGCCGGCCGGACCCGCCGACATAGAATTCTGCCGGCGCGGGCGATCCCCGACGTGAGGGGTCGTGTCGCCCGCGCAGGACACGGGAACACGATTCGAATCGCCCCGCACGCATTCCCCACGGAACGGAGCGGGTCAGAGACAGCGTGACGCTGCACGAAAGGAGTCACGACGTTGGCTGACGTGACGACCACCGAGCACGCCGCCCCGGCGGCGGATGCGCACGGGCACGACGAACACGCCCACGACGACCACGGCCACCACGACCTCGGCTTCTGGCAGACGTACGTGTTCTCCGTCGATCACAAGGTGATCGGCATCCAGTACGCCGTGACGGGGCTGCTCTTCCTGCTGTTCGGCTTCCTGCTGATGATGCTGATGCGCTGGCAGATCGCCTACCCCGGGGAGCCGATTCCCCTGATCGGCGAGTGGCTGGGCGACGAGCGGGCGCCCGGCGGCATCATGCTGCCGGAGTTCTACAACCAGCTCGGGGCCATGCACGGCACCATCATGGTGTTCCTCGGGGTCGTGCCG includes:
- a CDS encoding TonB-dependent receptor produces the protein MSAGPAGATCDSRATVRPRGDPLNRPFPRTRDKTNVCQRRFVLSRFPVRGGRSAPTSTPVPEGGSMLRYALTSAVVFGLVIAAPAPGAAQEGQLTGTVVDATGAVLPGAAVTLLGGPEGSRSTVTDAAGRFTFAAPSPGVYTVTVFLSGFGEVTVDGVEVAADPVELPGITLRLAAFDEAVVVSATRIEEPLQQVPMSISAVTGADIERRAIDNLTELSRWTPGLTVVDQGARGSNVVIVRGLHTDALNGSEAAGNNYNNGVATYLGDIPLAVDLRLHDIERVEVLLGPQGTLYGAGTLAGAVRYLPRRPDTERRTLEVRGDLFALAHGGAPGSDAGLTFNLPLVERRLALRGSVDRFADPGFIDYDYLLRTPGVSEPEPDLADPQAVAANLRSEPDANTEDTLAARLSLLWNATADLSALFAYHLQDQRVGARQVNHARSFDTGRYVSAHRYLEPNDRKNELLSLEVTWAPGAVELTSAAGYSRFSAQGQRDQTDLLIQAFGIGGLLPGTFPALARAQALDPGISVADLTSQFRSFSAYTREDSREERLNWETRLVSTGDGPWRWVGGVFFNRYDSSGTSFEYAPGLSAFSGVTPILSGSPVAEPVEYYSLGTQAVDERALFGEISRNLGERWRVTGGGRWFGYGVATGNLTEFPYTPMYNSPFTDYASDDSGVLFKGSLSYRLDDETNVYFTRSEGYRIGGGNNFRVCTDEELALLTDADPANDPPQSGCIYADQALIRPDTTTNYEAGLRRSWADERVTFSGTLFHVDWTDIQVAGLTPFSAEPITLNGGGAVSRGVEVASAASVSDALRLRGSWSYTRAELSVDSPGLLDGGADAFAGDRLSGAPRQQGSLLASYATLLGDDMAFDVQYGYSYVGDVLTRIGMRAGGETLPAYDLHNLSASISRDAWTLTFYADNLLDEYAVTGVRQTPDLIGVTEDGFRSRRYFANVLAPRRAGVRLRYAFR